AGCTCTTTAGCCCTATGGCTCTTACCTTATCATTTGCAGTAATAGGCTCAATGATTTTTGCACTTACCGTAATTCCCGTGCTTACTTCATACGTTTTTCAAAAAATCATAAACAACAACATCGAAATAAAAGAGCACCAAAATTTTGTATTAAATTTTTTCGACAAATCATATCATTTTGTGATTGATTTTATCTCAAGATATTATAAGAAAACCGTATTAATTGGATTTGCAATAGTGGCAGGGTTAATTGGCTTTGGAGTGTTTTTAGGAACAGAATTTCTGCCCGAACTGGATGAAGGTTCCATTTTTTTAAGAGGAAATTTCCCAGCAGGTATTACAATTCAAGAAAATGGAAAATACGCTCCCAAAATCAGAGAAACCATCGCCAAATATCCTCAAATTGAATTTATAATAACACAAACTGGACGAAATGATGATGGCACTGACCCCTTTCCTGCTAACAGAAATGAAATATTAGTAGGCCTGAAAGCGTATAATTTATGGACAGATACGGTTTCTAAAAAAGAATTGTTGCATCGTATTACTACTGATTTAGAAAAAGAACTACCCAGTGTAAAATTTACATCAGGACAACCCATCATTGACCAAGTTATGGAAATTGTAACAGGTAGTGCTGCCGATTTAGCAGTTTCAATAATTGGCGATGACCTTACACTCATGCGAGCAAAAGCCGATAGTATCGTAGGAATTATGAAGCAGATGCAAGGTAGCCAAGGAGTAAATATAGAGCAAGAAGGTACACAGGAGCAGCTTGCAATCAATATAAACAGAGAACAAGCCGCTCGCTACGGAATCAATGTATCTGAAATTCAGAATATGATTGAAGCCGCTATTGGCGGAAAGTACATTTCGGTTCTTTATGATGGGACTAAAAGATACGACATTTTGGTTAGGTATCTTCCACAATTCCGTAATAATATTGATGAAATTAAAAAACTATTAGTTAGTTCGGCTTCGGGAGCTTTAATACCGATGAGCGAATTGGCTGATATACGATTTGTAGTAGGGCAAACTAATATTTATCGGTACAACAATAAACGTATGGTAACCGTCAGAACAAATATTAGAGGGAGAGACCAAGGCGGTTTTGTAAAGGAGTTGAAGGAAAAAATCGAAAATAAAATACAAATTCCCAAAAGTTACAGTGTAACTTTTGGCGGGCAATATGAAAACCTCGAACGTGCAGGCAAGCAATTAGCCCTAACCATTCCGTTAACTATAATTTTGGTGTTTTCGCTATTATTTTTGCTGTATAAAAACGCAAAAGATACCCTCATAACCATGTCATGTATTTTATTTGCATTGGCTGGAGGTATTATTGCATTATTAATTAGGGGTTATTATTTTAATGTTTCGGCAGGGGTGGGTTTTGTCTCTATCTTTGGTATTTCGGTAATGGCTGGAGTCATTCTTGTTTCGGCTCTTAACAGGGCTATTATTGGGCGTGAAATCACGTTAGATTTAATTAAAATAACCTCCCAAGAACAATTAAGAGCAATTTTGTCAATACTTTTTTTAGCAATTTTAGGTTTAATTCCTGCTGCAATATCAAGCGGCATAGGTTCTGATGTCCAGCGTCCACTGGCAACTGTAATCATTGGAGGATTAATAAGCACACTTTTTTTTACTCCTTTACTCATTCCACCGTTGTTTTATTGGGCTAAAAAAAATTAGTTAATATAAAAATGACTATTATTGATGCCTGATAGATTACTTTTGGGTTTTAAAAATGAAAATACTACTCATAGAAGATGAAAAAGCCTTAGCTTTAGACATTATTAACTACCTGAACAGCCAAGATACTGTCTGTGAGTGGGTGGATACCTTTAAGGATGCCAACGAAAAGATACAAAGCTATGATTATGACTGTATTTTGCTTGACTTGAGCCTGCCTGATGGGAACGGTATGCAATTACTCGAACAGCTAAAAAACGCAAAAAAATTAGAAGGAATAATAATAATATCGGCAAAAGATACTTTAGAAGTCAGAATTGAAGGCTTAAACTTAGGAGCAGATGATTTTTTGATGAAACCGTTTCACTTAGCTGAGTTAATGGCAAGAATACAAGCGGTTATACGCCGAAAAAAGTTTGAGGGTAATAACACCGTGGTATTTAACGAAATTCAGATTGATATTTTATCAAAAACTATTCATGCCAATAGTAGGCTGGTGGAAGCCACTAAAAAAGAGTTTGATTTATTGGTGTATCTGATAGGCAATAAAAATCGGGTACTTTCAAAAGCTGTTTTAGCGGAGTATATTTCTGGCGATATGGCAGATATGCTTGATAACCACGATTTTGTGTATGCTCACATAAAAAATTTAAAGAAAAAGTTATCTGCCGCTGGAGTGAAAGATTATCTTAAAACTGTATATGGATTAGGTTATAAATGGCAAGACTGACTCATAGCAAAGATACCAATTTACTCAATCAAACCTTGAAAGGGTATTTGATATTTTCGGCTTTGTTGCTGTTGCTATTTATTCCGATTATTTTCTTCTTGTTTCAAAAACTATATCTCGATGACATTGATGATGGACTTCGATTAGAAAAATCCGAATTTCAACAATACATTTTACCAAACCTCAAGACACAGGATATAAAACAGTGGAATCGCTTCAATCGTGACTTCAAGATAATAGACACGCTTAAAAGTAACACACACGATTATATCGAGCAAAAGTTTTATTATGATACATTGGTTCATGAACTCGAACCTTACAGAGTGCTATACTCATCTGTTTCAATCGAAAACAAACCTTATACCCTTCTAATCAAACAAAATCTGATTGAAGAAAAAGACTGGATAGAAAAAATCATACTATTTGTTGTATCGCTATTGATATTCATTTTATTAGGTACATACTTGATAACTCGTTGGCAAAACAGAAGAGTTTGGCGAAGTTTCTATCAGAATTTGACACTTTTAGAAAGATTCGAGCTTGAAAATGCCATCGAGCCGCCAAAGTTCCTTACATCAAATATCAATGAGTTTAATAGGCTCACAACGGTATTGAAAGAACTCGTCAATCGTGTAATTAAATCCTATAAAATTCAACGAGAATTTGCTGAAAATGCTGCTCACGAACTTCAAACACCAGTTGCTGTTTTAAAATCTAAGATTGATAGCTTTTTACAAGTTCCCGAGCTGACAGACAGGCAAATGCAACTTTTAGACCAACTCAACGAGGCCACAACCCGACTAAGCCGTTTGAATAAAAATTTATTACTATTGAGTAAGCTCGAACACCAAATTTTTGAAAAAGGTGAAGTTGATTTTAAAAATATCATAGTTCAGAACTTAGATTTTTGGTACGAACAATGCGAGGCTAAACACTTAAAAATGGAGTATTTAAGCATCCATTCTTCGCTACAAATGGCTAATTTATCACTTGCTGAGATTTTGATTAATAATCTGATTTTTAACGCTATCAGACACAATATTTTGGGTGGAAATATTGAAATTTTCTTAAATCATGAAAAATTTGTAGTCAGAAATTCGGGCAAAAACGAAGCGATACCATCTAACCAACTTTTTCAGCGATTTGTCAAAACCGATGCTTCCACGCAAGGAAATGGTTTGGGGCTTGCAATTGTTAAAAAAATTACTGATTTACATTCATGGAAAATCGAATATTCTTTTGAAAATAATTTACACATTTTTACTATATTCTTCTAAAAATTCAAAATTTCTTCAAAATTCATCACTTGATTTGTGCCTGAATCAATCAATTATAACAAAATAAATGAAGAAATTACCGATAATCGTCTTCTTACTTACCACTTCTATTGTTTCTTTTGCTCAAAAAACAATCAATCTGTCGGGCATAATACTGGATAAAAACCAAGCAATTGAGTTTGTCAATGTTACCATATCAAAAACAGGTGATACTACAAAGGTTTTACAATTTGCGGTTTCTGATTCTGTTGGGAAATTTCATTTTCAACTCCACGAACAAGGTGAATTTGTATTAAAAGCAAGTTTAATAGGCTATCTAACTTACAAACAGATAATCAAAATTGGAAACTCTGACTTGGATTTAGGTAATATTGAATTAAAAACAGATAATAAACTCTTGGGCGAAGTAGTGGTTACTGCACAAAAAAAACTTATTGAAAAAACTAACGAAGGCTTTGTTGTAAATGCGGCGGCTAATATTACCCAACTGGGCGGAACGGCAACCGACTTACTGAAAAGCACGCCTACCATAGCAGTAGATGCAGACGGAGCCATTACGCTCAGAGGAAAGACACCTTTGATTTTAATAAACGGGCGAAATTCTAAATTGGCAAATGCCGACCAGATTCCCGCCAGCAGTATCGAAAGCATAGAAGTAATTAACAATGCTTCGGCAAAATATGATGCCAATGCCCAAAGCGGAATCATAAATATTATTCTTAAAAAGAATGCCCAAAATGGCACAAACGGTGCTATCGCTTTGGGTGTAGGCGAAGGCTCAAGAGGGCGTATAAGCAGCTCTGCTTTACTTAATCATAGAGCTGACAAATGGAATATCGGATTGGCGTATGATAATCGTTTTGCAGGTCGTACAAAACACATTACCACCAACCGCACCAATTTTTTATTGCCTGAAACCTACCAAATCAATCAAGACCGCCACGATGAACGAGTAGAAAGATTGCAGAACTTAAAATTGAATCTCGATTTTCAGCCAAACGAAAAAAATACCTTTTCGTTTGAAGCGATTGGCAATGTGCAAGGGCAAGACAACGACGAAAAACTAAACAGTATCATTTTGAAGCAAAACATGGGTTTTTCTAACGCCAACGACCGACACTCACTTGAATATCGCCGCTCAAAAGTGGGAGAGTTTGCCCTCAATTATAACCGAAAATTTGCCGACCCCAAAAAATCTTTAAGTGCTTCGGCAACAACATCCATCGAACAAGGGCGTGAAAATACTGATATTGACACCCAACAATTAGCCGAAAATGCCACTAAAATTGGCAATGTTTTTTACCAAAAAACGCATAACTACGAAGATGATGTCATTTCTAACATTATCGTAGATTATGCCACACCTATTGGGGCGAAGGGTGTTTTTGAAACAGGTTATAAGGGTACTTTTAGAAGTGTAAAAAATGATTATGAAGCCTCGGATAAACGAGAAAATGTATTTGTTGTGAACCAGGTGTCCAGTAATATTTTTAATTTTAGTGAACAAATTAATGCCGTTTATGCCCTCTATCATAATCAATTAGGGTCAGAAAAATGGAAATATGAATTAGGTGTAAGAGCCGAACAAGTAAGCAATAGTGGTAAAACCCAAGATAACAGCACAAAATTTACGAATGAGTATCTGAAACTATTCCCGACTGCAAATCTCATCTATGATGTTTCGGAAGGGCAATCTTGGAAACTAAGCTACGGCAAAAGAATCAACCGCCCAAGCCTCGGCGATTTCAATCCGTTTGTAGATATTACTGATGCACTCAATCCACACAGTGGAAATCCGAATCTGAAACCCGAAATAGTTCATGCCGCAGAATTGGGCTACAATAAAGAGTGGGAAAAGGCAACAATTACGAGCAATATTTTTTATCGCCATTCCACCAATACTATTAGGCAATTTTTACAACCTTTGGGCAACGGAGTAGTTTTGAGGTTGCCAGTAAATATAGGCACAGCAGATAGTTATGGTTTAGAAAGTGTTATTACTGCCAAACCGAGCCGTGTTTATGATTTCAATGCCAGTTTTACGCTTTTCGAACAATTATTTGGAGGAAATAATGCGTCGGCTGTGGCACAACAGAATACCTTTAACTGGTTCGGAAAACTAATAAATAATATAACGGTTGGCAAAAACGGAAAGTTACAAATTATCGGTAATTACACTTCGGCAGCTACTACACCACAGGGGAATTTAATTCCGATTTATTATGCCGATTTGGGTTATCAACAAAAACTCGGTAAAGGCAATGCCAGATTAGGCTTGTTAGTAGTCGATATTTTCAATACGCTCAATAGTGGTGGCAAAACACTTACAACTGAATTTATCACAAACCGCACTCAGAAAGCCGATACCCGTGCATTTATGCTTACATTTGCTTATTCGTTTAAATCAGGTTTCAAAGAAAAACTCATGGAAAATAAATTTTCTAAAGAATTTTAAAATACAGTTAATGGAAAAATGGAAACTCTTTGCGGTAATATCTATGCTCTTTGCTGGTCTTACCTCGGTCATTGCCAAGTTTGGTATGAAGAATCTGAGTAGTGATGTTGCTCTTAGTATTCGTACAACAGTTGTGTTTAGTATTGTAGTGGCAAATGCCTTTTTATTGAACAATGCCTTTGCGGAAATCAAACAAGCTCCCAAAAGTAATCTCATTTACTTGGCTATATCGGGCATCACTACTTCTCTTTCATGGATTTTCTATTATAGAGCCATGAAAGAGGGGCAGGTTTCTTATGTGGCCAGTATTGATAAAGCCAGTATTGTGGTTACCTTGGTGCTGTCTTTTATCATTCTCAAAGAACCCATCACGCCTAAAATATTGATTGGTGCGGGGCTAATTCTTTTAGGAATGGTGGTTTTGATTTGGAAATAAGTAAGTATTCTAAAACCCTAAATCCTTTCTTGATTGTGTATCATTATTCGGAAAAGCCAATCCAGAAGGTAATTTGGAAGGTACATACCTTGTTAAATTTTTATCGTACAAACCGTTTTTAATAAATTCAGTTAGTTGCTTAATTTCATCAGCAGTAAGATTTAAGGGTTTAAATTCCTTCGCAAGTTGTGTGCTTGGTACTTTCGTATTTTGAGGTTTTGCCACATTTTTATAGGCAATTACATCTTCGATTTTTGTAAAAGATGACCCATGAAAATAGAAAGGCGAATCTTTCAGATTATATAATTGAGGCACTTTAAATTTATACATATCTTCTGCTTTTCCAGTAAACCCACCACGCCCCTTATGTTCGGCTTTACCTTCCGTAACAGCAAAAACAGTATTGTTTCCATAATTTCCGTTTTGTAAATCATTTGCCCCCAAAGCATA
This Emticicia oligotrophica DSM 17448 DNA region includes the following protein-coding sequences:
- a CDS encoding efflux RND transporter permease subunit produces the protein MVKKLIIFSLNNRWLVSGISIVLMLVGYWSFTHLKIEAYPDIADTNVIVVAQFEGRATEEVEQQVTVPIERALQNTPNVLDRRSRTIFGLSVVQLTFQDGTNDYFARQQVMERLASAELPEGVSPELAPLSTAVGEIFRYVVEAPPTFSPTQLRDLQDWVIKPYLLQTKGVADVVTFGGPLKQFHILTDPNNLRKYQLNIADVENAVRENNLNSGGNILERGGQGFAVRGLGTIKTEKDIENIVLKAENGVPIYIKDVASVEIAPPPPSGVLGYTIPEEKISVSSGVEGIILLRRYENPSESLKDLKEKIIELEEKELPAGVKIRPLYDRSFLIDNSLHTVGKTLFEGISIVIIILIFFLGNFRSALVVAVTIPFSLLFAFIIMRLTGIPANLLSLGAIDFGIIVDGAVVMVEHLIRSYHKTTQHERKKGIISLTIKAANEVSKEIFFSVSIIILAYMPILLMTRVEGKLFSPMALTLSFAVIGSMIFALTVIPVLTSYVFQKIINNNIEIKEHQNFVLNFFDKSYHFVIDFISRYYKKTVLIGFAIVAGLIGFGVFLGTEFLPELDEGSIFLRGNFPAGITIQENGKYAPKIRETIAKYPQIEFIITQTGRNDDGTDPFPANRNEILVGLKAYNLWTDTVSKKELLHRITTDLEKELPSVKFTSGQPIIDQVMEIVTGSAADLAVSIIGDDLTLMRAKADSIVGIMKQMQGSQGVNIEQEGTQEQLAININREQAARYGINVSEIQNMIEAAIGGKYISVLYDGTKRYDILVRYLPQFRNNIDEIKKLLVSSASGALIPMSELADIRFVVGQTNIYRYNNKRMVTVRTNIRGRDQGGFVKELKEKIENKIQIPKSYSVTFGGQYENLERAGKQLALTIPLTIILVFSLLFLLYKNAKDTLITMSCILFALAGGIIALLIRGYYFNVSAGVGFVSIFGISVMAGVILVSALNRAIIGREITLDLIKITSQEQLRAILSILFLAILGLIPAAISSGIGSDVQRPLATVIIGGLISTLFFTPLLIPPLFYWAKKN
- a CDS encoding response regulator transcription factor, whose protein sequence is MKILLIEDEKALALDIINYLNSQDTVCEWVDTFKDANEKIQSYDYDCILLDLSLPDGNGMQLLEQLKNAKKLEGIIIISAKDTLEVRIEGLNLGADDFLMKPFHLAELMARIQAVIRRKKFEGNNTVVFNEIQIDILSKTIHANSRLVEATKKEFDLLVYLIGNKNRVLSKAVLAEYISGDMADMLDNHDFVYAHIKNLKKKLSAAGVKDYLKTVYGLGYKWQD
- a CDS encoding sensor histidine kinase; this translates as MARLTHSKDTNLLNQTLKGYLIFSALLLLLFIPIIFFLFQKLYLDDIDDGLRLEKSEFQQYILPNLKTQDIKQWNRFNRDFKIIDTLKSNTHDYIEQKFYYDTLVHELEPYRVLYSSVSIENKPYTLLIKQNLIEEKDWIEKIILFVVSLLIFILLGTYLITRWQNRRVWRSFYQNLTLLERFELENAIEPPKFLTSNINEFNRLTTVLKELVNRVIKSYKIQREFAENAAHELQTPVAVLKSKIDSFLQVPELTDRQMQLLDQLNEATTRLSRLNKNLLLLSKLEHQIFEKGEVDFKNIIVQNLDFWYEQCEAKHLKMEYLSIHSSLQMANLSLAEILINNLIFNAIRHNILGGNIEIFLNHEKFVVRNSGKNEAIPSNQLFQRFVKTDASTQGNGLGLAIVKKITDLHSWKIEYSFENNLHIFTIFF
- a CDS encoding TonB-dependent receptor domain-containing protein, whose protein sequence is MKKLPIIVFLLTTSIVSFAQKTINLSGIILDKNQAIEFVNVTISKTGDTTKVLQFAVSDSVGKFHFQLHEQGEFVLKASLIGYLTYKQIIKIGNSDLDLGNIELKTDNKLLGEVVVTAQKKLIEKTNEGFVVNAAANITQLGGTATDLLKSTPTIAVDADGAITLRGKTPLILINGRNSKLANADQIPASSIESIEVINNASAKYDANAQSGIINIILKKNAQNGTNGAIALGVGEGSRGRISSSALLNHRADKWNIGLAYDNRFAGRTKHITTNRTNFLLPETYQINQDRHDERVERLQNLKLNLDFQPNEKNTFSFEAIGNVQGQDNDEKLNSIILKQNMGFSNANDRHSLEYRRSKVGEFALNYNRKFADPKKSLSASATTSIEQGRENTDIDTQQLAENATKIGNVFYQKTHNYEDDVISNIIVDYATPIGAKGVFETGYKGTFRSVKNDYEASDKRENVFVVNQVSSNIFNFSEQINAVYALYHNQLGSEKWKYELGVRAEQVSNSGKTQDNSTKFTNEYLKLFPTANLIYDVSEGQSWKLSYGKRINRPSLGDFNPFVDITDALNPHSGNPNLKPEIVHAAELGYNKEWEKATITSNIFYRHSTNTIRQFLQPLGNGVVLRLPVNIGTADSYGLESVITAKPSRVYDFNASFTLFEQLFGGNNASAVAQQNTFNWFGKLINNITVGKNGKLQIIGNYTSAATTPQGNLIPIYYADLGYQQKLGKGNARLGLLVVDIFNTLNSGGKTLTTEFITNRTQKADTRAFMLTFAYSFKSGFKEKLMENKFSKEF
- a CDS encoding EamA family transporter; its protein translation is MEKWKLFAVISMLFAGLTSVIAKFGMKNLSSDVALSIRTTVVFSIVVANAFLLNNAFAEIKQAPKSNLIYLAISGITTSLSWIFYYRAMKEGQVSYVASIDKASIVVTLVLSFIILKEPITPKILIGAGLILLGMVVLIWK